The Persephonella sp. IF05-L8 genome contains a region encoding:
- the ftsY gene encoding signal recognition particle-docking protein FtsY, translating into MFKSMFDRLKSGLEKTKKQFVDTFSSISFGRKIDEELFEDIEMVLLKADVGVKETEEILDFLRKESKKRRLKDGEELKELLKEKLYEILKECEKPLNLGDEKPAVILFLGINGSGKTTTVGKLAAQFVKEGKSVVLAAADTFRAAAIDQLEVWAERAGARIVKHSPGADPAAVVYDAVNSAKSRGDDIVLVDTAGRLHTKEHLIKELQKIKRTIQKLMPDQPVETILVLDGTIGQNSINQAKVFKEATDITGIVITKLDGTAKGGAIIPICKELKIPIKFIGVGEGIEDLQPFDAKAFVDALFD; encoded by the coding sequence ATGTTCAAGTCTATGTTTGACAGACTGAAATCAGGCCTTGAAAAAACTAAAAAACAGTTTGTTGACACCTTTAGCAGTATATCATTTGGTAGGAAGATAGATGAGGAGCTTTTTGAAGATATTGAGATGGTTCTTCTCAAAGCAGATGTAGGTGTAAAGGAAACAGAGGAAATTCTGGATTTTCTGAGGAAAGAAAGCAAGAAGAGAAGACTGAAAGACGGAGAAGAATTAAAGGAATTACTGAAAGAAAAGCTTTATGAGATTTTAAAAGAGTGTGAAAAACCTCTAAATCTTGGTGATGAAAAACCTGCTGTGATTTTGTTCCTTGGTATAAATGGTAGTGGAAAAACAACTACTGTTGGAAAACTGGCAGCCCAGTTCGTAAAAGAAGGTAAATCTGTAGTCCTTGCTGCAGCAGATACGTTCAGGGCAGCAGCCATAGACCAGCTTGAAGTATGGGCAGAAAGGGCAGGTGCAAGGATTGTTAAACATTCTCCGGGAGCTGACCCTGCAGCTGTTGTGTATGATGCTGTGAATTCTGCAAAAAGCAGGGGGGATGATATTGTTCTGGTTGATACTGCTGGAAGATTGCACACTAAAGAGCATCTTATAAAGGAACTTCAGAAGATAAAAAGAACTATACAAAAACTTATGCCAGACCAACCTGTTGAAACAATACTTGTCCTTGATGGAACAATTGGACAGAACTCAATAAATCAGGCAAAAGTTTTCAAAGAAGCAACAGATATAACAGGAATAGTAATTACAAAGCTGGACGGAACAGCAAAAGGTGGAGCAATTATACCAATATGCAAAGAGCTTAAAATTCCTATTAAGTTTATAGGTGTTGGTGAAGGAATAGAAGATTTACAGCCGTTTGATGCAAAGGCTTTTGTTGATGCCCTTTTTGATTAA